One Brassica oleracea var. oleracea cultivar TO1000 chromosome C7, BOL, whole genome shotgun sequence genomic window carries:
- the LOC106301733 gene encoding basic leucine zipper 1-like: MDSSSSGTTSSTIQTSSGPEENLMEQRKRKRMLSNRESARRSRKKKQKLLDDLTAQVNQLKKENSEIVTSVSITTQHYLTVEAENSVLRAQLDELSHRLESLNDIIGFLDNTNGICSNTLSGPESDDFLTSQFNMNMFYMNQPLMASSDALLY; encoded by the coding sequence ATGGACTCGTCGTCGTCTGGAACAACTTCTTCGACGATTCAAACGTCGTCAGGACCTGAGGAGAATCTCATGGAGCAGAGGAAACGGAAGAGGATGCTCTCAAACCGTGAATCAGCGAGGAGATCAAGAAAGAAGAAACAGAAGCTTCTTGACGATCTAACGGCTCAGGTTAATCAGCTTAAGAAAGAGAACAGCGAGATCGTGACAAGTGTCAGCATCACAACGCAACACTATTTAACCGTCGAAGCAGAGAACTCTGTTCTCAGAGCTCAGCTCGATGAACTCAGCCACAGGCTCGAATCTCTCAACGACATCATCGGTTTCCTTGACAATACCAACGGGATCTGTTCGAACACTCTGTCTGGTCCAGAGTCTGATGATTTCCTCACGAGTCAGTTTAATATGAACATGTTTTATATGAACCAGCCACTCATGGCATCTTCTGATGCGTTACTGTATTAG
- the LOC106305244 gene encoding arginine--tRNA ligase, chloroplastic/mitochondrial-like, with product MLSDKGNTAAYLLYTYTRIHSIIRMSGKDIDELKKTGKIALDLADERALGLGLVQFPETAEEACTKLLPNLLCEYLYNLSELCTKFYTSCKVNGSVEETSRLLLCEATATVMVKCFHLLGITPVYKM from the exons ATGCTTAGTGACAAG GGGAATACAGCTGCCTACCTTCTCTACACCTATACTCGGATCCACTCAATCATCAGAATGTCTGGCAAAGACATAGATGAGCTGAAAAAG ACAGGTAAGATAGCATTGGATCTTGCAGACGAACGGGCACTGGGTCTTGGCCTGGTTCAATTTCCTGAG ACTGCTGAGGAAGCGTGCACCAAATTATTGCCCAACTTGCTGTGCGAGTACCTCTACAACTTATCTGAACTGTGCACCAAATTCTACACCAGTTGCAAG GTCAATGGTTCAGTTGAGGAGACAAGCCGTCTCCTCCTTTGTGAAGCAACGGCCACAGTCATGGTGAAATGCTTCCACCTTCTTGGAATCACCCCTGTTTACAAGATGTGA
- the LOC106301734 gene encoding uncharacterized protein LOC106301734, giving the protein MSPIILSEIFLSGFMLNSTIRRRTHLVQSFSVVFLYWLYYVS; this is encoded by the coding sequence ATGTCTCCGATTATACTCAGTGAGATCTTCCTCTCTGGGTTTATGTTAAACTCCACAATCAGGCGCAGGACTCATCTCGTTCAATCTTTCTCTGTTGTCTTCCTTTACTGGCTTTATTACGTCTCATAG